CCGGTGGCCCGGTTTCGGCTGTTGCTGCTGTACTGTGTCATGATCCCTACCACGCAAAAAGATCGAGAAAAACTCACCACAAACGCCTCTATGAAGTGGCGTCTTCGTTTTTATCGTCAGTTTCGCGCAAGAAAGTTTAGCGATTGTAGCGGTCACGACCGGTGATAGCAGAATTTCCTTGACTAAAAATGCCCGTTCTATCCATAATTCCTTAGGAAGGCTAACTAAACACCCACCGTGAGTAGTCCATGCGATATGACTTCCAATCTAGCCCTGGCTATTGGATCACCTTTACTTCCCATCAATACCAGCAACGTGTTGATGCGGAGTTGCGTCCGTTCGGAATCACGTTTCGTCAATTTCAAGTCTTGGCTTGGTTGAAGTGTGACGGGCGGTTAACACAAAGCGAGCTTGCTCGTCGGATGTTCATTGAACCCCCAACACTGGCTGGTTTGATGATGCGAATGGAATCGGTTCACTGGATTCAACGGGTGATGTGCCCTTCGGATCGCCGCAAGAAGTACCTTGAGGTTGGCCCCGCCGCCGAGCCTGTTTGGGAAAAGATTGTCGCAGTACTTAACAAGCTTCGCGCAGAAGCGGTCAAAGGTCTTACTTCGGACGAAGTCGACCAACTTAATTCACTCCTTGGTCGCGTTCTGCAAAACCTAGACGGAACGTCGTCTCCTACCTCCCAACAAGTCGCCACACACCCATCATGAATACGACTTATCCCTATTTCAGCCTAGCGTCCATCGTGCTAACCCTGGCGATTGTCTTGCCACTGCAAGCCCAGGGCAAAGCCGCGCCGCCAGCACCGGTTCGTACCGCCGTGGTCCAGCAAAAAGAAATCGCCACGCAAAAACCGTTTGTTGGCACAGTACGGCCCACCCAACAGGCCATTTTAGGAAGTGCGGTCGATGGTCGCGTGATCGAATTCAACTACGAAGAAGGAGATAGGGTGGAAAATGGAGCCGCGATCGCCCAACTTCTCACCCAAACAATCAATTTGCAATGGGAAGCCGCCAAAGCGGAACTGAATGTCCGTAAGGCGGAACTTGAAGAGTTGGAAAACGGCACCCGTCCGGAAGAAATCGAGCAGATGAAAGCCCGCATGTTGGCTGCCGAAGCCAGGAAGCGGTACCTTGAATTGCGTCGCAAACGAGCCGAAGACCTGTACAACAATCAAAAGGTCACCTCGGCAGAAGTGCGTGACGAAGCAGTTTCGGCTGCCGACGCTGCTATCCAAGCCTATCTGGAAGCCAAAGCCGCTTACGACCTGGGCGTGGCTGGGCCTCGGGCCGAACAGATCGCCCAGGCCAAAGCTCGCGTGGCAATGCAACAAGCCGTGACCAACGAGTTGGAAGATCGCATCAAAAAATACACCATTCGCACCCGTTTCGATGGTTACATCGTGAAGAAGGCCACCGAAGTCGGTGCCTGGGCGAGCGCCGGGGGACCGATTGC
The sequence above is drawn from the Bremerella cremea genome and encodes:
- a CDS encoding MarR family winged helix-turn-helix transcriptional regulator — its product is MRYDFQSSPGYWITFTSHQYQQRVDAELRPFGITFRQFQVLAWLKCDGRLTQSELARRMFIEPPTLAGLMMRMESVHWIQRVMCPSDRRKKYLEVGPAAEPVWEKIVAVLNKLRAEAVKGLTSDEVDQLNSLLGRVLQNLDGTSSPTSQQVATHPS
- a CDS encoding efflux RND transporter periplasmic adaptor subunit; this translates as MNTTYPYFSLASIVLTLAIVLPLQAQGKAAPPAPVRTAVVQQKEIATQKPFVGTVRPTQQAILGSAVDGRVIEFNYEEGDRVENGAAIAQLLTQTINLQWEAAKAELNVRKAELEELENGTRPEEIEQMKARMLAAEARKRYLELRRKRAEDLYNNQKVTSAEVRDEAVSAADAAIQAYLEAKAAYDLGVAGPRAEQIAQAKARVAMQQAVTNELEDRIKKYTIRTRFDGYIVKKATEVGAWASAGGPIAEVAHLDSVDLVANVPEQDIPYVQVGREVTVVVFAYKDKPFKGTVFSINPSADVRSRTFPVKIRVKNEMVDGKPMLKSGMMGNVLLQAGERKTATLVPKDAIVLGGAAPMLYVVVKSADGMTVKPVAVKVGEADESLIEVIGEVQPGDQVVTRGNERLRPGQAITIIPPTESQSVGS